One segment of Clavelina lepadiformis chromosome 2, kaClaLepa1.1, whole genome shotgun sequence DNA contains the following:
- the LOC143447518 gene encoding sodium/calcium exchanger 1-like isoform X3 has protein sequence MSTVEVITYFSNGYVVEYAPVDETGNFTEKYCQSWILLPAENLWPDVVRIILYILAIIYIFIGVAIGSDVFMTSIEVITSKKRTIVDWDEEKHENVKKQVLVWNETVANLTLLALGSSAPEILLATVEAINDLASGVSNSDGGLGFYTIVGSAAFNLLVITAVCIVSVSSPGFKTIRDLGVFALTSIWSLLAYVWLLAVLLWISPGIVEPWEAWITLLFFPILVLSAYAQDNSWWVHRWRQRKVQHRQEQAEVQTIANGITSRRCSVGLRSTPHRSPEKHRKTWSNGDGVCSISNGQVNDVLDGGSHLHKHRQRKNVSIVTPDPTAIELAVRQTDSHHAAAQTLSTTDDQERKYRPFARARFRHAAIRAMAGSRRIPANYTNVEDSPKPSTPKTEPRLLSVVSKIAAMRRLYASNNAIHDESSGNIAFASSTYAVLESAGSLSVSVLFHRRKRPRGQIVIPTTNAEGKFDTQLVTGVVSVDYETREGTAKINKDFKYTSGTLIFTEEDFVQTINIPIINDDQYFPDTDFYIILKNPSNDASLGDPSVARVTIIDDDKPGDFILEMTQLYADMDAGEVQATVLRQNGCDGKVKIHYATVDGTAVGGVDTAPGVDYIQANGVLEFEHHETSKIITVQINKDVKETKNFVIVLRNPSQGSHLGEHSAAVANLNLQPGGINSIVIMKENGASWVGQIKSAMIVGGEVDEYGNEIPPSGTDFFLHAISMPWKIFFALAPTRNAFGGYPAFLVSMFMIGGLTAVIEQLGHLLGCVTGLKTQVTGITIIALGTSLPDTLASRAAALQDDYADASIGNITGSNSVNVFLGLGLPWVIRTMALLAGGKQYRVDVTSIEFSVMIFDSFGAVCVTFLFFRRFYFGGELGGPMRSKLLSAGFLILLWFIFIIVSSLKAYNYF, from the exons ATGTCTACTGTAGAAGTCATAACCTATTTTTCGAACGGCTACGTAGTCGAATATGCTCCGGTCGATGAAACAGGAAACTTTACCGAGAAATATTGCCAGAGCTGGATTCTTCTTCCAGCCGAGAATCTTTGGCCGGATGTCGTGAGAATAATTCTTTACATACTGGCCATCATCTACATCTTCATCGGAGTGGCCATCGGAAGTGATGTTTTTATGACCAGCATAGAA GTAATCACTAGCAAGAAAAGGACAATCGTAGACTGGGATGAAGAGAAACACGAGAATGTTAAAAAGCAGGTCTTGGTTTGGAACGAGACGGTCGCAAACCTTACGCTTCTTGCTCTTGGAAGTAGTGCTCCGGAAATCCTTTTAGCCACAGTGGAAGCTATCAACGATTTAGCGTCCGGAGTATCAAATAGCGATGGAGGATTAGGATTTTACACAATTGTCGGAAGCGCTGCTTTCAATCTCCTTGTTATCACCGCAGTTTGCATTGTGAGTGTATCATCACCCGGTTTTAAAACTATTAGAGATTTAG GTGTTTTCGCCTTAACGTCCATATGGTCACTGCTCGCATACGTTTGGTTGTTAGCAGTGCTCCTCTGGATATCACCAGGCATAGTAGAGCCATGGGAAGCTTGGATTACTTTGCTCTTTTTTCCTATCCTTGTCCTTAGCGCTTACGCCCAAGATAACTCGTGGTGGGTACACCGCTGGAGACAACGAAAGGTTCAGCACAGACAAGAACAGGCAGAGGTTCAAACG ATTGCCAACGGAATTACCTCTCGCCGTTGTTCAGTAGGGCTGCGGTCGACGCCTCACAGATCACCAGAAAAACATCGCAAAACTTGGAGCAA TGGTGATGGTGTGTGCTCAATAAGCAATGGTCAGGTGAATGACGTCCTCGATGGTGGTAGCCATTTGCACAAGCACAGACAAAGAAAGAATGTTTCAATTGTTACACCTGACCCAac GGCCATAGAACTAGCTGTAAGACAGACCGACTCTCATCATGCTGCGGCACAAACACTTTCTACAACTGATGACCAAGAGCGGAAATATCGACCATTCGCAAGGGCCAG GTTTCGACATGCAGCCATACGAGCAATGGCCGGCTCTAGACGTATACCGGCAAACTACACGAATGTAGAAGATTCCCCGAAGCCATCAACTCCGAAGACCGAGCCTCGTCTCCTCTCTGTTGTATCCAAAATAGCTGCCATGAGAAGGCTTTATGCAAGTAACAACGCCATTCACG ACGAATCAAGTGGAAACATTGCTTTTGCTTCTTCAACCTACGCAGTTTTGGAAAGTGCCGGGTCTCTTTCAGTCAGCGTTTTATTTCACCGAAGAAAACG GCCCCGTGGACAAATAGTTATTCCAACAACAAACGCCGAAGGAAAGTTTGATACACAGCTTGTGACTGGGGTAGTATCGGTTGACTACGAAACCAGAGAAGGcacagcaaaaataaacaaagatttcAAATACACTTCTGGAACTCTG ATCTTTACGGAAGAAGACTTTGTTCAAACCATCAATATACCCATTATAAATGACGATCAATATTTTCCCGACACGGATTTCTACATCATTCTGAAAAATCCAAGCAATGACGCTAGCCTTGGTGACCCTTCCGTTGCCAGGGTTACAATCATCGACGATGACA AGCCTGGAGACTTCATTCTTGAAATGACACAACTTTACGCCGACATGGATGCCGGTGAAGTCCAAGCCACTGTCCTGCGTCAGAATGGATGCGATGGAAAAGTCAAAATTCACTATGCAACTGT AGATGGGACAGCTGTAGGTGGAGTTGATACCGCACCTGGTGTGGATTATATACAAGCAAACGGAGTACTTGAGTTCGAACATCACGAAACTTCGAAAATAATAACAGTTCAAATCAATAAAGATGTAAAG gaaacaaaaaattttgttattgttctGAGAAACCCAAGTCAGGGGTCACATCTCGGAGAACACAGTGCAGCTGTTGCCAATTTAAACTTACAACCAGGCG GCATCAACAGCATAGTTATAATGAAAGAGAATGGTGCAAGTTGGGTCGGCCAGATCAAAAG TGCCATGATAGTTGGCGGCGAGGTGGACGAATACGGAAATGAGATCCCTCCATCTGGCACGGACTTCTTCTTGCATGCAATTTCAATGCCTTGGAAGATTTTCTTTGCTCTGGCTCCGACGCGTAACGCATTTGGTGGTTACCCCGCATTCTTAGTATCGATGTTTATGATTGGTGGTTTAACGGCAGTgattgaacag CTCGGTCACCTTCTAGGATGCGTCACTGGTTTAAAGACACAAGTAACCGGGATTACAATAATAGCACTAGGCACAAGCTTGCCGGATACATTGGCGTCAAGAGCAGCCGCTCTGCAAGATGACTACGCAGATGCATCCATCGGAAACATCACCGGAAGTAACAG TGTCAACGTATTTCTTGGCTTAGGACTACCTTGGGTAATAAGAACGATGGCTTTGCTGGCAGGTGGAAAGCAATACCGCGTGGACGTTACTAGTATAGAATTCTCTGTTATGATCTTTGATTCGTTCGGAGCTGTTTGCGTTACTTTCTTGTTCTTTAG ACGGTTTTATTTCGGAGGTGAACTAGGCGGGCCAATGCGCAGCAAACTGCTTAGCGCCGGGTTTCTCATCCTCCTTTGGTTTATTTTCATCATTGTGTCTTCGCTGAAAGCATATAACTATTTCTGA
- the LOC143447518 gene encoding sodium/calcium exchanger 1-like isoform X1 has product MSTVEVITYFSNGYVVEYAPVDETGNFTEKYCQSWILLPAENLWPDVVRIILYILAIIYIFIGVAIGSDVFMTSIEVITSKKRTIVDWDEEKHENVKKQVLVWNETVANLTLLALGSSAPEILLATVEAINDLASGVSNSDGGLGFYTIVGSAAFNLLVITAVCIVSVSSPGFKTIRDLGVFALTSIWSLLAYVWLLAVLLWISPGIVEPWEAWITLLFFPILVLSAYAQDNSWWVHRWRQRKVQHRQEQAEVQTIANGITSRRCSVGLRSTPHRSPEKHRKTWSNGDGVCSISNGQVNDVLDGGSHLHKHRQRKNVSIVTPDPTAIELAVRQTDSHHAAAQTLSTTDDQERKYRPFARARFRHAAIRAMAGSRRIPANYTNVEDSPKPSTPKTEPRLLSVVSKIAAMRRLYASNNAIHAFPLSLKVLDESSGNIAFASSTYAVLESAGSLSVSVLFHRRKRPRGQIVIPTTNAEGKFDTQLVTGVVSVDYETREGTAKINKDFKYTSGTLIFTEEDFVQTINIPIINDDQYFPDTDFYIILKNPSNDASLGDPSVARVTIIDDDKPGDFILEMTQLYADMDAGEVQATVLRQNGCDGKVKIHYATVDGTAVGGVDTAPGVDYIQANGVLEFEHHETSKIITVQINKDVKETKNFVIVLRNPSQGSHLGEHSAAVANLNLQPGGINSIVIMKENGASWVGQIKSAMIVGGEVDEYGNEIPPSGTDFFLHAISMPWKIFFALAPTRNAFGGYPAFLVSMFMIGGLTAVIEQLGHLLGCVTGLKTQVTGITIIALGTSLPDTLASRAAALQDDYADASIGNITGSNSVNVFLGLGLPWVIRTMALLAGGKQYRVDVTSIEFSVMIFDSFGAVCVTFLFFRRFYFGGELGGPMRSKLLSAGFLILLWFIFIIVSSLKAYNYF; this is encoded by the exons ATGTCTACTGTAGAAGTCATAACCTATTTTTCGAACGGCTACGTAGTCGAATATGCTCCGGTCGATGAAACAGGAAACTTTACCGAGAAATATTGCCAGAGCTGGATTCTTCTTCCAGCCGAGAATCTTTGGCCGGATGTCGTGAGAATAATTCTTTACATACTGGCCATCATCTACATCTTCATCGGAGTGGCCATCGGAAGTGATGTTTTTATGACCAGCATAGAA GTAATCACTAGCAAGAAAAGGACAATCGTAGACTGGGATGAAGAGAAACACGAGAATGTTAAAAAGCAGGTCTTGGTTTGGAACGAGACGGTCGCAAACCTTACGCTTCTTGCTCTTGGAAGTAGTGCTCCGGAAATCCTTTTAGCCACAGTGGAAGCTATCAACGATTTAGCGTCCGGAGTATCAAATAGCGATGGAGGATTAGGATTTTACACAATTGTCGGAAGCGCTGCTTTCAATCTCCTTGTTATCACCGCAGTTTGCATTGTGAGTGTATCATCACCCGGTTTTAAAACTATTAGAGATTTAG GTGTTTTCGCCTTAACGTCCATATGGTCACTGCTCGCATACGTTTGGTTGTTAGCAGTGCTCCTCTGGATATCACCAGGCATAGTAGAGCCATGGGAAGCTTGGATTACTTTGCTCTTTTTTCCTATCCTTGTCCTTAGCGCTTACGCCCAAGATAACTCGTGGTGGGTACACCGCTGGAGACAACGAAAGGTTCAGCACAGACAAGAACAGGCAGAGGTTCAAACG ATTGCCAACGGAATTACCTCTCGCCGTTGTTCAGTAGGGCTGCGGTCGACGCCTCACAGATCACCAGAAAAACATCGCAAAACTTGGAGCAA TGGTGATGGTGTGTGCTCAATAAGCAATGGTCAGGTGAATGACGTCCTCGATGGTGGTAGCCATTTGCACAAGCACAGACAAAGAAAGAATGTTTCAATTGTTACACCTGACCCAac GGCCATAGAACTAGCTGTAAGACAGACCGACTCTCATCATGCTGCGGCACAAACACTTTCTACAACTGATGACCAAGAGCGGAAATATCGACCATTCGCAAGGGCCAG GTTTCGACATGCAGCCATACGAGCAATGGCCGGCTCTAGACGTATACCGGCAAACTACACGAATGTAGAAGATTCCCCGAAGCCATCAACTCCGAAGACCGAGCCTCGTCTCCTCTCTGTTGTATCCAAAATAGCTGCCATGAGAAGGCTTTATGCAAGTAACAACGCCATTCACG CTTTCCCCTTGTCGCTGAAGGTACTAG ACGAATCAAGTGGAAACATTGCTTTTGCTTCTTCAACCTACGCAGTTTTGGAAAGTGCCGGGTCTCTTTCAGTCAGCGTTTTATTTCACCGAAGAAAACG GCCCCGTGGACAAATAGTTATTCCAACAACAAACGCCGAAGGAAAGTTTGATACACAGCTTGTGACTGGGGTAGTATCGGTTGACTACGAAACCAGAGAAGGcacagcaaaaataaacaaagatttcAAATACACTTCTGGAACTCTG ATCTTTACGGAAGAAGACTTTGTTCAAACCATCAATATACCCATTATAAATGACGATCAATATTTTCCCGACACGGATTTCTACATCATTCTGAAAAATCCAAGCAATGACGCTAGCCTTGGTGACCCTTCCGTTGCCAGGGTTACAATCATCGACGATGACA AGCCTGGAGACTTCATTCTTGAAATGACACAACTTTACGCCGACATGGATGCCGGTGAAGTCCAAGCCACTGTCCTGCGTCAGAATGGATGCGATGGAAAAGTCAAAATTCACTATGCAACTGT AGATGGGACAGCTGTAGGTGGAGTTGATACCGCACCTGGTGTGGATTATATACAAGCAAACGGAGTACTTGAGTTCGAACATCACGAAACTTCGAAAATAATAACAGTTCAAATCAATAAAGATGTAAAG gaaacaaaaaattttgttattgttctGAGAAACCCAAGTCAGGGGTCACATCTCGGAGAACACAGTGCAGCTGTTGCCAATTTAAACTTACAACCAGGCG GCATCAACAGCATAGTTATAATGAAAGAGAATGGTGCAAGTTGGGTCGGCCAGATCAAAAG TGCCATGATAGTTGGCGGCGAGGTGGACGAATACGGAAATGAGATCCCTCCATCTGGCACGGACTTCTTCTTGCATGCAATTTCAATGCCTTGGAAGATTTTCTTTGCTCTGGCTCCGACGCGTAACGCATTTGGTGGTTACCCCGCATTCTTAGTATCGATGTTTATGATTGGTGGTTTAACGGCAGTgattgaacag CTCGGTCACCTTCTAGGATGCGTCACTGGTTTAAAGACACAAGTAACCGGGATTACAATAATAGCACTAGGCACAAGCTTGCCGGATACATTGGCGTCAAGAGCAGCCGCTCTGCAAGATGACTACGCAGATGCATCCATCGGAAACATCACCGGAAGTAACAG TGTCAACGTATTTCTTGGCTTAGGACTACCTTGGGTAATAAGAACGATGGCTTTGCTGGCAGGTGGAAAGCAATACCGCGTGGACGTTACTAGTATAGAATTCTCTGTTATGATCTTTGATTCGTTCGGAGCTGTTTGCGTTACTTTCTTGTTCTTTAG ACGGTTTTATTTCGGAGGTGAACTAGGCGGGCCAATGCGCAGCAAACTGCTTAGCGCCGGGTTTCTCATCCTCCTTTGGTTTATTTTCATCATTGTGTCTTCGCTGAAAGCATATAACTATTTCTGA
- the LOC143447518 gene encoding sodium/calcium exchanger 1-like isoform X2, translated as MSTVEVITYFSNGYVVEYAPVDETGNFTEKYCQSWILLPAENLWPDVVRIILYILAIIYIFIGVAIGSDVFMTSIEVITSKKRTIVDWDEEKHENVKKQVLVWNETVANLTLLALGSSAPEILLATVEAINDLASGVSNSDGGLGFYTIVGSAAFNLLVITAVCIVSVSSPGFKTIRDLGVFALTSIWSLLAYVWLLAVLLWISPGIVEPWEAWITLLFFPILVLSAYAQDNSWWVHRWRQRKVQHRQEQAEIANGITSRRCSVGLRSTPHRSPEKHRKTWSNGDGVCSISNGQVNDVLDGGSHLHKHRQRKNVSIVTPDPTAIELAVRQTDSHHAAAQTLSTTDDQERKYRPFARARFRHAAIRAMAGSRRIPANYTNVEDSPKPSTPKTEPRLLSVVSKIAAMRRLYASNNAIHAFPLSLKVLDESSGNIAFASSTYAVLESAGSLSVSVLFHRRKRPRGQIVIPTTNAEGKFDTQLVTGVVSVDYETREGTAKINKDFKYTSGTLIFTEEDFVQTINIPIINDDQYFPDTDFYIILKNPSNDASLGDPSVARVTIIDDDKPGDFILEMTQLYADMDAGEVQATVLRQNGCDGKVKIHYATVDGTAVGGVDTAPGVDYIQANGVLEFEHHETSKIITVQINKDVKETKNFVIVLRNPSQGSHLGEHSAAVANLNLQPGGINSIVIMKENGASWVGQIKSAMIVGGEVDEYGNEIPPSGTDFFLHAISMPWKIFFALAPTRNAFGGYPAFLVSMFMIGGLTAVIEQLGHLLGCVTGLKTQVTGITIIALGTSLPDTLASRAAALQDDYADASIGNITGSNSVNVFLGLGLPWVIRTMALLAGGKQYRVDVTSIEFSVMIFDSFGAVCVTFLFFRRFYFGGELGGPMRSKLLSAGFLILLWFIFIIVSSLKAYNYF; from the exons ATGTCTACTGTAGAAGTCATAACCTATTTTTCGAACGGCTACGTAGTCGAATATGCTCCGGTCGATGAAACAGGAAACTTTACCGAGAAATATTGCCAGAGCTGGATTCTTCTTCCAGCCGAGAATCTTTGGCCGGATGTCGTGAGAATAATTCTTTACATACTGGCCATCATCTACATCTTCATCGGAGTGGCCATCGGAAGTGATGTTTTTATGACCAGCATAGAA GTAATCACTAGCAAGAAAAGGACAATCGTAGACTGGGATGAAGAGAAACACGAGAATGTTAAAAAGCAGGTCTTGGTTTGGAACGAGACGGTCGCAAACCTTACGCTTCTTGCTCTTGGAAGTAGTGCTCCGGAAATCCTTTTAGCCACAGTGGAAGCTATCAACGATTTAGCGTCCGGAGTATCAAATAGCGATGGAGGATTAGGATTTTACACAATTGTCGGAAGCGCTGCTTTCAATCTCCTTGTTATCACCGCAGTTTGCATTGTGAGTGTATCATCACCCGGTTTTAAAACTATTAGAGATTTAG GTGTTTTCGCCTTAACGTCCATATGGTCACTGCTCGCATACGTTTGGTTGTTAGCAGTGCTCCTCTGGATATCACCAGGCATAGTAGAGCCATGGGAAGCTTGGATTACTTTGCTCTTTTTTCCTATCCTTGTCCTTAGCGCTTACGCCCAAGATAACTCGTGGTGGGTACACCGCTGGAGACAACGAAAGGTTCAGCACAGACAAGAACAGGCAGAG ATTGCCAACGGAATTACCTCTCGCCGTTGTTCAGTAGGGCTGCGGTCGACGCCTCACAGATCACCAGAAAAACATCGCAAAACTTGGAGCAA TGGTGATGGTGTGTGCTCAATAAGCAATGGTCAGGTGAATGACGTCCTCGATGGTGGTAGCCATTTGCACAAGCACAGACAAAGAAAGAATGTTTCAATTGTTACACCTGACCCAac GGCCATAGAACTAGCTGTAAGACAGACCGACTCTCATCATGCTGCGGCACAAACACTTTCTACAACTGATGACCAAGAGCGGAAATATCGACCATTCGCAAGGGCCAG GTTTCGACATGCAGCCATACGAGCAATGGCCGGCTCTAGACGTATACCGGCAAACTACACGAATGTAGAAGATTCCCCGAAGCCATCAACTCCGAAGACCGAGCCTCGTCTCCTCTCTGTTGTATCCAAAATAGCTGCCATGAGAAGGCTTTATGCAAGTAACAACGCCATTCACG CTTTCCCCTTGTCGCTGAAGGTACTAG ACGAATCAAGTGGAAACATTGCTTTTGCTTCTTCAACCTACGCAGTTTTGGAAAGTGCCGGGTCTCTTTCAGTCAGCGTTTTATTTCACCGAAGAAAACG GCCCCGTGGACAAATAGTTATTCCAACAACAAACGCCGAAGGAAAGTTTGATACACAGCTTGTGACTGGGGTAGTATCGGTTGACTACGAAACCAGAGAAGGcacagcaaaaataaacaaagatttcAAATACACTTCTGGAACTCTG ATCTTTACGGAAGAAGACTTTGTTCAAACCATCAATATACCCATTATAAATGACGATCAATATTTTCCCGACACGGATTTCTACATCATTCTGAAAAATCCAAGCAATGACGCTAGCCTTGGTGACCCTTCCGTTGCCAGGGTTACAATCATCGACGATGACA AGCCTGGAGACTTCATTCTTGAAATGACACAACTTTACGCCGACATGGATGCCGGTGAAGTCCAAGCCACTGTCCTGCGTCAGAATGGATGCGATGGAAAAGTCAAAATTCACTATGCAACTGT AGATGGGACAGCTGTAGGTGGAGTTGATACCGCACCTGGTGTGGATTATATACAAGCAAACGGAGTACTTGAGTTCGAACATCACGAAACTTCGAAAATAATAACAGTTCAAATCAATAAAGATGTAAAG gaaacaaaaaattttgttattgttctGAGAAACCCAAGTCAGGGGTCACATCTCGGAGAACACAGTGCAGCTGTTGCCAATTTAAACTTACAACCAGGCG GCATCAACAGCATAGTTATAATGAAAGAGAATGGTGCAAGTTGGGTCGGCCAGATCAAAAG TGCCATGATAGTTGGCGGCGAGGTGGACGAATACGGAAATGAGATCCCTCCATCTGGCACGGACTTCTTCTTGCATGCAATTTCAATGCCTTGGAAGATTTTCTTTGCTCTGGCTCCGACGCGTAACGCATTTGGTGGTTACCCCGCATTCTTAGTATCGATGTTTATGATTGGTGGTTTAACGGCAGTgattgaacag CTCGGTCACCTTCTAGGATGCGTCACTGGTTTAAAGACACAAGTAACCGGGATTACAATAATAGCACTAGGCACAAGCTTGCCGGATACATTGGCGTCAAGAGCAGCCGCTCTGCAAGATGACTACGCAGATGCATCCATCGGAAACATCACCGGAAGTAACAG TGTCAACGTATTTCTTGGCTTAGGACTACCTTGGGTAATAAGAACGATGGCTTTGCTGGCAGGTGGAAAGCAATACCGCGTGGACGTTACTAGTATAGAATTCTCTGTTATGATCTTTGATTCGTTCGGAGCTGTTTGCGTTACTTTCTTGTTCTTTAG ACGGTTTTATTTCGGAGGTGAACTAGGCGGGCCAATGCGCAGCAAACTGCTTAGCGCCGGGTTTCTCATCCTCCTTTGGTTTATTTTCATCATTGTGTCTTCGCTGAAAGCATATAACTATTTCTGA
- the LOC143447518 gene encoding sodium/calcium exchanger 3-like isoform X5: MSTVEVITYFSNGYVVEYAPVDETGNFTEKYCQSWILLPAENLWPDVVRIILYILAIIYIFIGVAIGSDVFMTSIEVITSKKRTIVDWDEEKHENVKKQVLVWNETVANLTLLALGSSAPEILLATVEAINDLASGVSNSDGGLGFYTIVGSAAFNLLVITAVCIVSVSSPGFKTIRDLGVFALTSIWSLLAYVWLLAVLLWISPGIVEPWEAWITLLFFPILVLSAYAQDNSWWVHRWRQRKVQHRQEQAEIANGITSRRCSVGLRSTPHRSPEKHRKTWSKAIELAVRQTDSHHAAAQTLSTTDDQERKYRPFARARFRHAAIRAMAGSRRIPANYTNVEDSPKPSTPKTEPRLLSVVSKIAAMRRLYASNNAIHAFPLSLKVLDESSGNIAFASSTYAVLESAGSLSVSVLFHRRKRPRGQIVIPTTNAEGKFDTQLVTGVVSVDYETREGTAKINKDFKYTSGTLIFTEEDFVQTINIPIINDDQYFPDTDFYIILKNPSNDASLGDPSVARVTIIDDDKPGDFILEMTQLYADMDAGEVQATVLRQNGCDGKVKIHYATVDGTAVGGVDTAPGVDYIQANGVLEFEHHETSKIITVQINKDVKETKNFVIVLRNPSQGSHLGEHSAAVANLNLQPGGINSIVIMKENGASWVGQIKSAMIVGGEVDEYGNEIPPSGTDFFLHAISMPWKIFFALAPTRNAFGGYPAFLVSMFMIGGLTAVIEQLGHLLGCVTGLKTQVTGITIIALGTSLPDTLASRAAALQDDYADASIGNITGSNSVNVFLGLGLPWVIRTMALLAGGKQYRVDVTSIEFSVMIFDSFGAVCVTFLFFRRFYFGGELGGPMRSKLLSAGFLILLWFIFIIVSSLKAYNYF; encoded by the exons ATGTCTACTGTAGAAGTCATAACCTATTTTTCGAACGGCTACGTAGTCGAATATGCTCCGGTCGATGAAACAGGAAACTTTACCGAGAAATATTGCCAGAGCTGGATTCTTCTTCCAGCCGAGAATCTTTGGCCGGATGTCGTGAGAATAATTCTTTACATACTGGCCATCATCTACATCTTCATCGGAGTGGCCATCGGAAGTGATGTTTTTATGACCAGCATAGAA GTAATCACTAGCAAGAAAAGGACAATCGTAGACTGGGATGAAGAGAAACACGAGAATGTTAAAAAGCAGGTCTTGGTTTGGAACGAGACGGTCGCAAACCTTACGCTTCTTGCTCTTGGAAGTAGTGCTCCGGAAATCCTTTTAGCCACAGTGGAAGCTATCAACGATTTAGCGTCCGGAGTATCAAATAGCGATGGAGGATTAGGATTTTACACAATTGTCGGAAGCGCTGCTTTCAATCTCCTTGTTATCACCGCAGTTTGCATTGTGAGTGTATCATCACCCGGTTTTAAAACTATTAGAGATTTAG GTGTTTTCGCCTTAACGTCCATATGGTCACTGCTCGCATACGTTTGGTTGTTAGCAGTGCTCCTCTGGATATCACCAGGCATAGTAGAGCCATGGGAAGCTTGGATTACTTTGCTCTTTTTTCCTATCCTTGTCCTTAGCGCTTACGCCCAAGATAACTCGTGGTGGGTACACCGCTGGAGACAACGAAAGGTTCAGCACAGACAAGAACAGGCAGAG ATTGCCAACGGAATTACCTCTCGCCGTTGTTCAGTAGGGCTGCGGTCGACGCCTCACAGATCACCAGAAAAACATCGCAAAACTTGGAGCAA GGCCATAGAACTAGCTGTAAGACAGACCGACTCTCATCATGCTGCGGCACAAACACTTTCTACAACTGATGACCAAGAGCGGAAATATCGACCATTCGCAAGGGCCAG GTTTCGACATGCAGCCATACGAGCAATGGCCGGCTCTAGACGTATACCGGCAAACTACACGAATGTAGAAGATTCCCCGAAGCCATCAACTCCGAAGACCGAGCCTCGTCTCCTCTCTGTTGTATCCAAAATAGCTGCCATGAGAAGGCTTTATGCAAGTAACAACGCCATTCACG CTTTCCCCTTGTCGCTGAAGGTACTAG ACGAATCAAGTGGAAACATTGCTTTTGCTTCTTCAACCTACGCAGTTTTGGAAAGTGCCGGGTCTCTTTCAGTCAGCGTTTTATTTCACCGAAGAAAACG GCCCCGTGGACAAATAGTTATTCCAACAACAAACGCCGAAGGAAAGTTTGATACACAGCTTGTGACTGGGGTAGTATCGGTTGACTACGAAACCAGAGAAGGcacagcaaaaataaacaaagatttcAAATACACTTCTGGAACTCTG ATCTTTACGGAAGAAGACTTTGTTCAAACCATCAATATACCCATTATAAATGACGATCAATATTTTCCCGACACGGATTTCTACATCATTCTGAAAAATCCAAGCAATGACGCTAGCCTTGGTGACCCTTCCGTTGCCAGGGTTACAATCATCGACGATGACA AGCCTGGAGACTTCATTCTTGAAATGACACAACTTTACGCCGACATGGATGCCGGTGAAGTCCAAGCCACTGTCCTGCGTCAGAATGGATGCGATGGAAAAGTCAAAATTCACTATGCAACTGT AGATGGGACAGCTGTAGGTGGAGTTGATACCGCACCTGGTGTGGATTATATACAAGCAAACGGAGTACTTGAGTTCGAACATCACGAAACTTCGAAAATAATAACAGTTCAAATCAATAAAGATGTAAAG gaaacaaaaaattttgttattgttctGAGAAACCCAAGTCAGGGGTCACATCTCGGAGAACACAGTGCAGCTGTTGCCAATTTAAACTTACAACCAGGCG GCATCAACAGCATAGTTATAATGAAAGAGAATGGTGCAAGTTGGGTCGGCCAGATCAAAAG TGCCATGATAGTTGGCGGCGAGGTGGACGAATACGGAAATGAGATCCCTCCATCTGGCACGGACTTCTTCTTGCATGCAATTTCAATGCCTTGGAAGATTTTCTTTGCTCTGGCTCCGACGCGTAACGCATTTGGTGGTTACCCCGCATTCTTAGTATCGATGTTTATGATTGGTGGTTTAACGGCAGTgattgaacag CTCGGTCACCTTCTAGGATGCGTCACTGGTTTAAAGACACAAGTAACCGGGATTACAATAATAGCACTAGGCACAAGCTTGCCGGATACATTGGCGTCAAGAGCAGCCGCTCTGCAAGATGACTACGCAGATGCATCCATCGGAAACATCACCGGAAGTAACAG TGTCAACGTATTTCTTGGCTTAGGACTACCTTGGGTAATAAGAACGATGGCTTTGCTGGCAGGTGGAAAGCAATACCGCGTGGACGTTACTAGTATAGAATTCTCTGTTATGATCTTTGATTCGTTCGGAGCTGTTTGCGTTACTTTCTTGTTCTTTAG ACGGTTTTATTTCGGAGGTGAACTAGGCGGGCCAATGCGCAGCAAACTGCTTAGCGCCGGGTTTCTCATCCTCCTTTGGTTTATTTTCATCATTGTGTCTTCGCTGAAAGCATATAACTATTTCTGA